The Girardinichthys multiradiatus isolate DD_20200921_A chromosome 11, DD_fGirMul_XY1, whole genome shotgun sequence DNA window TGCATCCATTCATAGATGCTTCCTTTTAGTCTGTAGTTTTGCATGTTCCATTTTAAAGCGTAGCTTTCCATTGAAATATCTGCCATAAATTCACCATATTCTTTTGTAATTATAGTTTATAACTGGGCTAAAAAGGACTGAGAATTCTGGAAATTTGAGTCTGGAATTCAGACATGAAAAATTGTGTTTGAACCAGTAAGATAAATATAGAAGCAGCTGATCAGTTTACCCCACCTTATTCAGCAAACAGAAAGCCAGTTTCTTCTCAAAccttaaaataatgaaacaatttTATTGACTCAGTACGTAAGTGAAAGTTTTTACATAACATGCTGCACATTGGGCTTAATGTGACTACAAGATACATGAATGACTGCAAACTGCAGAACATAGCACCTTTAAAAGGAGGAATAATGCTGGTTCAGCTTTATTAAATagcaacacaaacataaaatcaTGGGTGCAACAATTATTTAGAGCACTAAACTGGACATTATTTACTCATTTTCCAATGAATATCACTAAAAGCTGTTATATAAATAGTTGCAACACacctttcttctgttttattgcTGCTTAGGGATCATCATCTCTAATCTGAATCCAAAGTCTGTTGCCTTCACCCTCACATTGTAACACCATCACTGAAGGGAGCAACTCCTTAATATTTCTGTTTGGAATTCAAAGTCACTTTGCTTTAATTCAGGTTTCATTAACCGCACTTGCTGGGTTATCACTCACATCTCTGGTAGAACTCATCAACAGTGGACTCATTGTCATTTAATCTCATGCCCCTTAGTGTAAGGTTCTTGACTGCTGTATTCGGACTACCTTGTATGCTTTCTGTTTGCATTAATTTGGTCCCATTGTACCAAGCTGTTGACTTTCGCTTGATGGAGCTTTGAATTGTCTCTGATGTGAAGTAGTAAACAACTGGATCAAAACAACAGTTGGTCACAGCTAAGCAGAGAGCTATGGGGTAGATCGTTCTGACCACCTGCTCTGCATAGCACCCCTTTAGGATGTTGGAGCGCACCAGGGCGTAGAAGATGAGATTAACGTTGTATGGAATGAAGCAGAAGCAGAAGATGAGCAGATGCACAAAGATCATCCTCAAGACCTTTGCCTTGTTGAGGCTCCCTCCACGGCTGATGGTTTGAGATTTCCTCAGTGTTCGTAACACCATCACTGAGCAAAATACATTGAGCAATAGTGGTAGGATGAAGCCCACAGTCTCAATAAAAATCACCACCTTCGACAACTCAGCCTTCCACTGTTTTTTCGAGTAGTTCTCGAAGCAGAAGTTCGAGGAAGAGTTGGTGTTGTTAGGTGAGGTGGTGTCCAGAAGGAACCCAGTGGGTATACTGCCACAGAGAACCATCACCCACACCATTAGGCAGGCCAGTTTGGCGGTCCTCTTTGTGCGGATCCTCTGCGACCGGAACGGGTGGACAATGGCCAGAAAGCGGTCCATGCTGATGCAGGTGAGGAAGAGGATGCTGCTGTACATGTTGGTATAAAACAGGGCCACGGAGATCTTGCAGAGGATGCTGCCGAACAGCCAGTCACGTCGGATGAAGTACACAATCCGAAAAGGCAGGCTAAGGACGAATAGAGTATCCGAGACCACGAGGTTCATCATGTACGTGGTGGTCTCATTCCGTACCTTCAGTGTGCAGAAGAAGATGTACATCGCTATCACGTTGAATAAAAGTCCCACCACAAACACCAAGCTGAAGACCACGCTGTACATAAAGTATTTAAAGTCATCATTCTTTTCACAGCTGTTTTGACCACTGCTATTCATGTTTAGGTCCTTTTGTTAGGTTTATAATATTCAAAAAGTACTCCTCTCGTGTGTACTCAACTTTTTTTCTCAGTCATGTTCAACAGGCaggaaaaaggtttaaaaatctGCACCCAGCAGCTCCACAAATTTCCTTCTTTTGTCTTGAAAAGTCTTTCCCTTTGTGAAATGATTCAATTGTTAAATTGTCAGcaagtaaaacaaatttaagtgTCCTCTCTGTCTTCTCAGTAGAGAAGATTAATTCCTCAGAAAGATGAGTCATGTGTTGCTCCTCAGCTTTGTGAACAGTCGAGTGGCTCTTCCCCTCTTGTGTTCTATCTGTTCCTCCAGCCGTGCCGAGGGCATATGGTGGTTGTTAAATGTACTATTGGTTTCCTGTAAATCAGACAACTACACAGCTGTCTGCACATATGAATCTCACAGAAAGAATTGGTTGGACAGTTAAAAGACAGGGAGGAGCCTTTACCTGGAACCAAAGTCCTCCCTCTGATGCTTTGCTCCGCATGAAATCTAAAGTAAGCACTGACACATTTGGAAACCTAACTTTCCATGTAAGGCATTTAATTATCTTTTCCCACTCAGATAAGGTCattcttttggattttgttaaatcagaagaaatgccacacctctgatTTTTATTAAGATTACAAATACATATGTGTCGCCTGAAGACCTCTCAACCAAATGACTTAATCTGATGAAAATGTGACTGTACTGGTACTGAACGTTGTCACTCAGTACCGCTGAAGCTATCAAGCAGTGTACTTTTGAAATGTCCTTGACATCAGCAAGGTGTAGTAATAATAACATAAAGAATGTGTTCATGG harbors:
- the LOC124876123 gene encoding lysophosphatidic acid receptor 6-like, translated to MNSSGQNSCEKNDDFKYFMYSVVFSLVFVVGLLFNVIAMYIFFCTLKVRNETTTYMMNLVVSDTLFVLSLPFRIVYFIRRDWLFGSILCKISVALFYTNMYSSILFLTCISMDRFLAIVHPFRSQRIRTKRTAKLACLMVWVMVLCGSIPTGFLLDTTSPNNTNSSSNFCFENYSKKQWKAELSKVVIFIETVGFILPLLLNVFCSVMVLRTLRKSQTISRGGSLNKAKVLRMIFVHLLIFCFCFIPYNVNLIFYALVRSNILKGCYAEQVVRTIYPIALCLAVTNCCFDPVVYYFTSETIQSSIKRKSTAWYNGTKLMQTESIQGSPNTAVKNLTLRGMRLNDNESTVDEFYQRCE